AATTGTTTAAGAAAATCAATTATTAAAAACCTAGAAATTGTTAAAAACCTTGAAATTGGCAACTGGTCCTTTAAGTATAGATTGAAGTAAATAGGTAAAAGACAATGATATGAATGAGAAAATTAAGTTGGATATACCACGTTGCACGTGAATACTATGAGGTTGTGACAACTATGAGAGAGACGAAGCGAACGTTATCAAATGTGTTACGAAAGAACCGGAACGGCAGATTTCATCCATTATATATATCACTCCAATCTTCATCAATCATCCAACATCTACTTTAGAATCTTCTCCAAAACCCCCGAGAAGATTCCACTCATTGACACCAAAAATCTTGTGTCACTAGTTCATGTTCTCATCCTTTTCCACCGCTTTATCCTTCGGATTTTGCAAGGAGTTCTGGATCCGCTCCGTTTTTTACATTGTTGTATAGCTGGAGAAACATTTAACTACCATGTTGCCGTGCAAGAGGATAAAGAATGTGGACATGAAAGACAGCAGCAAGCGAATTTTGATCATGATAAACGTTGTGGGAAGCGCGGGTCCGATTCGGTTTGTGGTCAGTGAAGAGGCTGCGGTGGCTGCAGTCATCGAGACCGCTCTTAAGTCCTATGCTCGTGAAAGCCGTCTTCCGGTTCTCGGTACCAAATGCACTGATTTCTTTCTTTACACTCCGATCGCCGGAACCGAAGGTACATTCTCACCATTTTCATATttatttaactaaataaataagtAA
The sequence above is drawn from the Helianthus annuus cultivar XRQ/B chromosome 12, HanXRQr2.0-SUNRISE, whole genome shotgun sequence genome and encodes:
- the LOC110922255 gene encoding uncharacterized protein LOC110922255; the encoded protein is MLPCKRIKNVDMKDSSKRILIMINVVGSAGPIRFVVSEEAAVAAVIETALKSYARESRLPVLGTKCTDFFLYTPIAGTEALNPCEMIGSFGVRNFLLCKKTKEVAEITRKSSGRWKSWFNKSLTLKVTPR